Proteins from a genomic interval of Narcine bancroftii isolate sNarBan1 chromosome 12, sNarBan1.hap1, whole genome shotgun sequence:
- the ccr7 gene encoding C-C chemokine receptor type 7 isoform X1 produces the protein MTASRGTFHSIWVLVLVSQLGAEVRPQSTTFDYAAMAESTGEMDYNEYVMQCEKKDVRLFLRAFLPAVYAVVCLLGLLGNGLLVLTYLCYKRLRTMTDVYLLNLALADLLFLLTLPFWATSVVHQWLFGRLLCKAVHGVYRLSFFSGMLLLMCISIDRYFSIVQAASAHRHRSRAVHCSKWVAVSVWLISAAFSVPDVLYSDEWGGSGTTQHCRLQQGMQSLIYTASVQLSFGFFLPLIVMVYCYCVVARTLLARTFEKNKAIKVVSAVVLVFLLFQLPYNSMLLLDTIGDANATVTDCSLNKRMALALDITKSLAYVRCCLNPLLYAFIGVKFRNDLRRLLKDMGCMSRDKLPWLDVCKPVASSVRASVVTDTNSTTTYSP, from the exons GGACTTTTCATAGCATCTGGGTTCTGGTCCTGGTCTCTCAG CTCGGCGCCGAAGTGCGGCCACAGAGCACCACCTTCGACTACGCCGCGATGGCGGAGAGCACTGGGGAGATGGACTACAATGAGTACGTGATGCAGTGCGAGAAGAAGGACGTGCGCCTGTTCCTCCGGGCCTTCTTGCCCGCCGTCTATGCGGTGGTGTGCCTGCTGGGGCTGCTGGGCAACGGGCTACTCGTGCTCACCTACCTGTGCTACAAGCGGCTGCGCACCATGACCGATGTCTACCTGCTCAACCTGGCGCTGGCTGACCTGCTCTTCCTGCTCACGCTGCCCTTCTGGGCGACCAGCGTGGTGCACCAGTGGCTCTTCGGCCGCCTGCTCTGCAAGGCGGTGCATGGCGTCTACCGCCTCAGCTTCTTCAGCGGCATGCTGCTGCTCATGTGCATCAGCATCGACCGCTACTTCTCCATCGTGCAGGCGGCCTCGGCGCACCGCCACCGCTCACGGGCCGTGCACTGCAGCAAGTGGGTGGCGGTGAGTGTGTGGCTCATCTCGGCCGCCTTCTCGGTGCCCGACGTGCTGTACAGTGATGAGTGGGGTGGCAGCGGCACCACGCAGCACTGCCGGCTGCAGCAGGGCATGCAGAGCCTGATCTACACGGCCAGCGTGCAGCTTTCCTTCGGCTTCTTCCTGCCGCTGATCGTCATGGTCTACTGCTACTGCGTGGTGGCGAGGACGCTGCTGGCCAGGACCTTCGAGAAGAACAAGGCCATCAAGGTGGTGAGCGCCGTGGTGCTGGTCTTCCTGCTCTTCCAGCTGCCCTACAACAGCATGCTGCTGCTCGACACCATCGGCGACGCCAACGCCACCGTCACCGACTGCTCACTCAACAAGCGCATGGCGCTGGCGCTGGACATCACCAAGAGCTTGGCCTACGTGCGCTGCTGCCTCAACCCGCTGCTCTACGCCTTCATCGGCGTCAAGTTCCGCAACGACCTGCGCCGGCTGCTCAAGGACATGGGCTGCATGAGCAGGGACAAGTTGCCTTGGTTGGACGTGTGCAAGCCAGTGGCCAGCAGCGTGCGGGCCTCGGTGGTCACCGACACCAACAGCACCACCACCTACTCGCCCTGA
- the ccr7 gene encoding C-C chemokine receptor type 7 isoform X2, whose amino-acid sequence MAESTGEMDYNEYVMQCEKKDVRLFLRAFLPAVYAVVCLLGLLGNGLLVLTYLCYKRLRTMTDVYLLNLALADLLFLLTLPFWATSVVHQWLFGRLLCKAVHGVYRLSFFSGMLLLMCISIDRYFSIVQAASAHRHRSRAVHCSKWVAVSVWLISAAFSVPDVLYSDEWGGSGTTQHCRLQQGMQSLIYTASVQLSFGFFLPLIVMVYCYCVVARTLLARTFEKNKAIKVVSAVVLVFLLFQLPYNSMLLLDTIGDANATVTDCSLNKRMALALDITKSLAYVRCCLNPLLYAFIGVKFRNDLRRLLKDMGCMSRDKLPWLDVCKPVASSVRASVVTDTNSTTTYSP is encoded by the coding sequence ATGGCGGAGAGCACTGGGGAGATGGACTACAATGAGTACGTGATGCAGTGCGAGAAGAAGGACGTGCGCCTGTTCCTCCGGGCCTTCTTGCCCGCCGTCTATGCGGTGGTGTGCCTGCTGGGGCTGCTGGGCAACGGGCTACTCGTGCTCACCTACCTGTGCTACAAGCGGCTGCGCACCATGACCGATGTCTACCTGCTCAACCTGGCGCTGGCTGACCTGCTCTTCCTGCTCACGCTGCCCTTCTGGGCGACCAGCGTGGTGCACCAGTGGCTCTTCGGCCGCCTGCTCTGCAAGGCGGTGCATGGCGTCTACCGCCTCAGCTTCTTCAGCGGCATGCTGCTGCTCATGTGCATCAGCATCGACCGCTACTTCTCCATCGTGCAGGCGGCCTCGGCGCACCGCCACCGCTCACGGGCCGTGCACTGCAGCAAGTGGGTGGCGGTGAGTGTGTGGCTCATCTCGGCCGCCTTCTCGGTGCCCGACGTGCTGTACAGTGATGAGTGGGGTGGCAGCGGCACCACGCAGCACTGCCGGCTGCAGCAGGGCATGCAGAGCCTGATCTACACGGCCAGCGTGCAGCTTTCCTTCGGCTTCTTCCTGCCGCTGATCGTCATGGTCTACTGCTACTGCGTGGTGGCGAGGACGCTGCTGGCCAGGACCTTCGAGAAGAACAAGGCCATCAAGGTGGTGAGCGCCGTGGTGCTGGTCTTCCTGCTCTTCCAGCTGCCCTACAACAGCATGCTGCTGCTCGACACCATCGGCGACGCCAACGCCACCGTCACCGACTGCTCACTCAACAAGCGCATGGCGCTGGCGCTGGACATCACCAAGAGCTTGGCCTACGTGCGCTGCTGCCTCAACCCGCTGCTCTACGCCTTCATCGGCGTCAAGTTCCGCAACGACCTGCGCCGGCTGCTCAAGGACATGGGCTGCATGAGCAGGGACAAGTTGCCTTGGTTGGACGTGTGCAAGCCAGTGGCCAGCAGCGTGCGGGCCTCGGTGGTCACCGACACCAACAGCACCACCACCTACTCGCCCTGA